In Salmo salar chromosome ssa03, Ssal_v3.1, whole genome shotgun sequence, a single genomic region encodes these proteins:
- the nr5a5 gene encoding nuclear receptor subfamily 5, group A, member 5: protein MYVPQGHFHADQGQALCQAQPPDLLSSEGSSTSQELKTEPETRPDQAEVCPVCGDKVSGYHYGLLTCESCKGFFKRSVQNNKRYTCAERQSCPMNPSQRKRCPYCRFQKCLAVGMKREAVRADRMRGGRNKFGPLYRRDRQMKQQRGVYHHQQHNTTPYRIKLESAQTHQPSVSNNIHLMSSHTLAPLPSDNVHQSQAYPSNMGHSELPPMLLDCTMNRDRRALAPPLSLAYPEVYHRSIHGGGSGYHQEKSEMMPYSYGPAPPTPPTPNGLLTTPTITPSSTPTPTSTLTAPTPSFLAQLLEGEPDERQLCAKVLASLQREHASRGKHDRLNTFSIMCKMADQTLFGLVEWARNSALFKELKVEDQMVLLQSCWSELLVLDHLCRQVAYSREGCIYLVTGQQIEVLNILTQAGVTLTSLVSRTQDLVVKLKALHLDTQEFVCLKYLVLFNPDVKSVQDRGQVERTQERVNHTLMDHTLYTHPGHTDKFGQLLLRLPEVRSISLQVEEYLYQRHLQGDLPCNSLLTEMLHAKHS, encoded by the exons ATGTACGTACCCCAGGGCCACTTCCATGCGGACCAGGGCCAGGCCCTATGCCAGGCCCAGCCTCCGGATCTGTTGTCTTCGGAGGGATCGTCGACAT CTCAGGAGCTGAAGACCGAGCCAGAGACCAGGCCAGATCAGGCGGAGGTCTGTCCAGTCTGCGGGGACAAAGTGTCTGGCTACCACTATGGGCTGCTCACCTGCGAGAGCTGCAAG GGTTTCTTCAAGCGTTCGGTGCAGAACAACAAGCGTTACACCtgtgcagagagacagagctgtccCATGAACCCCTCCCAGAGGAAACGCTGCCCCTACTGCCGTTTCCAGAAGTGCCTGGCCGTGGGCATGAAGAGAGAGG CGGTAAGGGCAGACCGAATGAGAGGTGGCCGGAACAAGTTTGGCCCTCTGTATCGACGAGACAGGCAGATGAAACAGCAGAGAGGGGtctaccaccaccagcagcacAACACCACCCCCTACAGGATCAAACTGGAAAGTGCACAAACGCACCAGCCTTCCGTTTCAAACAACATTCACCTGATGTCCAGTCACACATTGGCACCCCTGCCCTCTGACAATGTCCACCAATCGCAGGCCTACCCCTCTAATATGGGCCATTCAGAGCTCCCCCCCATGCTTCTGGACTGCACCATGAACCGGGACAGGAGGGCTCTAGCTCCTCCCCTGTCCCTGGCTTACCCTGAAGTGTACCACCGTTCCATCCATGGAGGGGGATCAGGATACCACCAGGAGAAAAGTGAGATGATGCCTTACAGCTACGGCCCGGCACCTCCAACCCCGCCCACACCTAACGGGTTACTCACCACGCCCACAATCACCCCGAGCTCCACCCCAACCCCAACCTCCACGTTGACTGCTCCTACACCTAGCTTCCTGGCCCAGCTTCTGGAGGGTGAGCCGGATGAGCGCCAGCTGTGTGCCAAGGTGCTGGCCAGTCTGCAGAGAGAGCACGCAAGCCGTGGGAAACACGACCGCCTCAACACCTTCAGTATCATGTGTAAAATGGCCGACCAGACTCTGTTTGGGCTCGTGGAATGGGCCAGGAACAGTGCTCTCTTCAAGGAGCTTAAg GTGGAGGACCAGATGGTGCTGCTGCAGAGCTGTTGGAGTGAGCTGCTGGTGCTGGATCACCTGTGTCGACAGGTGGCATACAGCAGAGAAGGCTGCATCTATCTGGTCACAGGACAACAG ATTGAGGTGTTGAACATCCTGACCCAGGCAGGGGTCACTCTGACCAGTCTGGTGTCAAGGACTCAGGACCTGGTGGTTAAACTCAAGGCCCTCCACCTGGACACACAGGAGTTTGTGTGCCTGAAATACCTGGTCCTCTTCAACCCTG ATGTGAAGTCGGTGCAGGACCGCGGGCAGGTGGAGCGGACCCAGGAAAGGGTGAACCACACCCTGATGGACCACACCCTCTACACCCACCCGGGTCACACCGACAAGTTTGGCCAACTGCTGCTACGGCTTCCTGAGGTTCGCAGCATCAGCCTGCAGGTGGAGGAGTATCTGTACCAGCGCCACCTACAGGGTGATCTGCCCTGCAACTCATTGCTCACAGAGATGCTGCACGCTAAACACAGCTGA